One window from the genome of Pyxicephalus adspersus chromosome 6, UCB_Pads_2.0, whole genome shotgun sequence encodes:
- the CDK5R1 gene encoding cyclin-dependent kinase 5 activator 1, with the protein MGTVLSISPSYRKAGLFEGSSSSVAHYTAVQNSKNGKSLKRHSFISVLPWKRLVAVSSKKRQPKKSQINSGYQNNVTHLNSENLKKSLSCANLSSFTQDSKDSVSKDPASSVSKSSQQQQVHSSPKRVVVQASTSELLKCLGEFLCRRCYKLKHLSPTDPVLWLRSVDRSLLLQGWQDQGFITPANVVFLYMLCRDVISSELSSEQELQASLLTCVYLSYSYMGNEISYPLKPFLVESSKEAFWDRCLSVIGLMSPKMLRINADPQYFTQIFADLKAEGSQEDKNRLMIGLDR; encoded by the coding sequence ATGGGGACTGTTCTCTCCATATCCCCAAGCTACCGCAAGGCAGGACTGTTTGAAGGCAGCTCATCCAGTGTGGCTCATTACACTGCTGTCCAGAATAGCAAGAATGGAAAATCTCTCAAGAGACATTCTTTCATCTCCGTGTTACCCTGGAAAAGACTCGTGGCAGTCTCTTCCAAAAAGAGACAACCGAAAAAGAGTCAGATCAACAGCGGTTACCAGAACAACGTCACCCATCTCAATAGTGAAAACCTCAAGAAATCCCTTTCCTGTGCTAACTTGTCGAGCTTCACACAGGACTCTAAAGATTCCGTTTCTAAGGACCCGGCATCTTCTGTCAGTAAGTCGTCCCAGCAACAGCAAGTTCATTCCTCTCCGAAACGAGTGGTGGTGCAGGCCTCCACCAGTGAACTGCTGAAATGTCTCGGTGAATTCCTCTGCCGAAGGTGTTACAAGCTGAAGCATCTTTCACCTACAGACCCCGTGCTATGGCTGAGAAGTGTCGACCGATCTCTTCTTCTTCAGGGGTGGCAGGACCAAGGCTTCATTACCCCAGCCAACGTGGTCTTCTTGTACATGTTGTGCCGAGACGTCATTTCATCAGAGCTGTCCAGTGAGCAAGAATTGCAAGCTTCCCTACTCACCTGTGTATACCTGTCCTACTCCTACATGGGCAATGAAATCTCTTACCCACTAAAGCCCTTCCTAGTGGAAAGTTCTAAGGAGGCCTTTTGGGACAggtgtctgtctgtcattggaCTAATGAGTCCTAAGATGCTGCGCATCAACGCTGACCCCCAgtattttacacaaatttttgcTGACCTTAAAGCAGAGGGCAGCCAGGAGGACAAGAACCGGCTGATGATAGGCTTGGATCGGTGA